AGGTTGCTGGAACTGCAACAAAAGCGTCAATAGGAGCAGGTGCTGAAGCGGAAACAGGTAGCGAGGCCACTGCAGGAGGATTGGCAGAAATTGGAGGTGCAACGGCAACAGGCACTGGTGCTGGAACGGGTGCGAAGGCGGAGGTAGTGGCAGTAGGAGTCTCACCGATCGTAGCAACCGGATTTGAACCTTGAACGGGGGCCTGCACCTGCTGACTACTTGGTCCGGATGGAATTCCATTGTTGGCAGGTATCTCTGGAGCTTCGTTCATTTCGGCGTCCTCGCCTTGTTGTCTGTTGGCATAGGACAAGTGTAAATCTCTATTACCATATTCATATCCATCAAGTTGTCCCAGAGCATTGGCAgcaccatcatcatcagcaaaCTGAACAACGGCATTTCCCGAAGGTCTATTAGTATGATCATATTGTAACTCCGCTTTGCTCACAGTAGCAATACTGCCAAAcaaatcaaagagatctgCCTCAGTTGTCTCCCACGGTAAATTTGCAACGAATAAAGTCTCGCTTGGGTCACCGTTTCCTGTGACACCAGCAGTGAATTCAGTATTTTTAGATGGGGCATCCCCACCCATATCAGCACCACCAGGAGCAGATGCTCTGCCTGGTCTAACTTCCATTGGTCTTCCTCCAAGGTCGCGTCCATCAAACTCTTGGATTGCCTTTTCTGCAGCTTCTTCTGTGCCGAAGATTAGAATTCCGTAACCTCTTGATCTTCCTCTAAAATCAACTTTCACCTGTGCACTTTTAATGTCATCACAATCCTGAAAGACACTTTGAAATTCAATGTTGGATGTTCTGAATGGTAGGTTACCGACGAACACCTCGATTCCGTCGACTTGTGGAACTGGTAACCTGCTTGTGTGAGAAAAGTCTCTACCTCTATCAGATCTTTCAGATCTTTCAGAATCTCTATCACGACCTCTGAAACGGGCGCCcctatcatcatctcttGGTGGCGGTGGTTGATCCTCTCTAACAAATATTTCACGTCCCATGAAGTTAAATCCATTGAACATATCGATAGCCTTTTCTGCAGATTCTCTATCGGCAAATTCAACAGTACCTAAACCCTTGGAAGAACCATGAGAAGTCAACACGTCTGCTCGCGCAATCTCACCAGCATCCCTGAAGCAGTCTTTAAGGTCACGCCAGGTTGCCTCATATGGTAGGTTTCCAATGAAAATAGAGTTTTCATACACCCTGGGTGTCTCACGAAAGCCTCTGTCGCCTCTATCACCTCTATCGCCTCTATCGCCTCTATCACCTCTATCACCTCTGTCACCTCTGTCACCTCTGTCACCTCTGTCACCCCTGTCACCCCTGTCACCCCTGTCGTCCCTGTAACGATATCCTGATCCACCGCGTCTACTTCCACGTCTACCTCTGAAGGATCTTCCTCTATAACCGGAGAaataatctcttcttggtggAGATCTAGAACGGTCGCGCATATCATTTCTTCTGGGAGATCTTGAACGATCCTATGAAGATAAAATGTTAgtataagaagagaaaaatatacGAACAAACATCAATCCAAAAACGTAAAAACATATGACAGTGGTTATCGGTTAATGATAATAGTTTCTCAGCCAATACACACTATCCGTTCTATATGCTATCTATCTTCAGATGTTCTTTTGTAGACTCCCGATTTTTAGATACTTACTCTTGAGTAATTGTCTGCATCCATTGGTTCAgacatcttttctttttctagCTATACAAATAATCCTTTCTTGATTTAAACTTTGCTGTCGAACCTTTGCTGCGATGAATGAATGGTAATAAAAGAGATGAGAATAACTTCCAAGTCGTTTGATGAAAGTCAAATGGAtgaaggaaaaattttcgagGTTTCTATGATCGAGTAATCGACGCGACGGTTGACAGTATTATAGCAAAGGTTGGCTGTATGAAGAAACGTACTTGGTTCAGGAAGTCTAGTCGTATAACCCTGAGTGACGTTCAATAATCTCTCAAAGAAGACGACTTAAGacatctttgaaaagggAAACAATATTGTGAGTGTTACATTTCTCTGATATTACATTTGTAGATTCATGCACATAGATATATAAGTAACTTCAGTTTAAGTATCCCTTGCAGTTTGGAGCTCCGCAAAGGCAAGgaattctttcttctgggttagtttccttttcaaatttgTAGTTGTATGTCAATTCCTCGTTGGCCGCAATATCTTTTAGGGCGTATATTACAATCCTTTTTTTACCATCCACTTTAATGATCTTGGCGGTGCACGATGGATCACAACAATGATTGATAAATCTGGCAATACCACCTTTCTTAGATGCATCAATAACTGTATTGTCATCAACCCGGAACAGGTACGAGGAGCCAATACCCGATTTGAGGTATCGCTTCTCTCTTACTTCAGCCACTTTCTGACGTATTCTCTCTCCAACGTACTCAATAATCATTTCCTTTACGGCAATAGGTTCGAGAGCGTACAATCCCCAATTATGGATGGCAGAGCGAGCAAATTGAACTGGTTTCTGCCTCTTGAGCAACTGGTTCAATTCCAATAAGTCTGACTCTGATCCTAACATTTGCTTCTGAGCAGAAATACCCGCTGCAAACCTTCTGCTAATGGCACGATTCACTCTAGAACTGTGAACACTACTCGACTGAGCAGTAGaatcattatcatcctcGTTCTCAATTGTGCTCAAAGGCtttttgattcttcttcgatAAGGTAAATAGTCAGTCTTGAGTCTATCGGGAATTTTTCTATAGCCTGTGGTCCTGAAACAGCCAGTGGAACTGCGCAACTCATTGTTATTTACCACTTCATTGATGAAGTCAGAAAGACCCTCGTTTTGCCTTTTCTCGCTATCCCCTAATAGTTTGTCTTCTGTCTCTTTttcatgcttcttcttccaacacAAATATCTAACATCCTTGACTATCGTTGACGCGGAAGCGATATGCTGACTGAAAGTACGGAACAACTTTAGGTCCTCGTCATCCCTTATTATATTCTGAATCCAATCTAAATTTGGTGATGTTACATCTAATTTGTCCTTACAAACAGGAATTGGACTACCCAACACAGGCCTATATCTCTCGTCAACGCCGAAGTACTCGGATTTCAATGCTGCACTGACCTCGTTCTCCGGAGATGTTGGCTGTGAAGAAAGAACGGccttcatctcctcctCGGAAGAGGATATTGAACTGTCCttcacttttcttctcttaccGATTTGAACGACGTCTTCAAGTTTGCGCTTTGCGGATTTATCCTCCACAGCTGGGATTGTTGCTTCTATGTCTTCcgattcttcatcttcttctccatcttcgtcatcttcgtcatcttcatcattgtcCTCTCCATCTGACTCGTTTAAGACATGTGACATAGGCATGGCATTTCTCTTCGTGATGTATCTTTTGCGAGGTAAACGATGAATGATCTTTGAGTTATTACcgtttctctttcttctgaaagATGTCAAAGAAGCGATGTCGGCCGATTGATGATTGACTCTAACAGGGGCCAATCCGATTGGCAACTTACTAATcatatcatcttctaccTTCTCGTGCTCTAACTTTGCTTGTTGTTTCATAATTTCgttttcctttctcttcgCTATTAGCTTCTTGTACGCATCGATATGGCTTCTATACCTATCGGTACCGATAATATTCAACACCTTCGGTCCAATGACCTTTTCCCgcaaatccttcaataaATAATTTCTTAGTTCACCCAAAAGGTAGGCCTTCGATTGACCAACTGCACTAATTTCGTCACCAATTCTAGTGTGCAACATCATATCATCTGGAACATAGAACGTCATAAGCATGCGATATCTCATAACTTTTTTCCCATCCTCTGTATCAAAACATTTTTGGGCATCGTCCAACCTATCAAATACTACATAGAAACCCGTTCTATGCGTCAATATCCTGTCGCAGTTGTACGCAGCAACAATTTTTCGAATAGTAGACGATCCAACATTACGTGTGTTAACGTACTGGTCTGGAATCCATATGAATGGCCTGCCAGCAATGAACTTTAAGAAGCCTGGAGGAAGATCTGCTGATGAGAAAGGTTTGATATGTCTGTCATGTATTGAAAGATTAATAAGGCCTGCATTCATAGTATTCACAGTCGAGGTCATTTCCGCTTTGGATTCTCTCTCGGGATCTTTGTGAAGTACGTTTTGGGCTTTACGTTCAActgctttttctctttgccttttcaactccaaaTCTCTTTTTCGTTCCATTTCTCGTCCTTctttcatctccttctctttcttgtccTCCATTACTCGGTCGAAAATCTCATGGTAAAGTTTGTTTCCAATGTTCACGCCACATTTAATAGCCTGACCACCAACGGAAAGAATATTATTGGTGGAAGAAACAGCCTTTGATGCCGCTTCATGAGCTATAGTGGGATCACCGTCAAATAAAAGTAAGCAGACACCTAAAGGCACAGCGGTTCTTGGATCGTCCACACCATGAACTTCTCTCACATCTCCAAAAGGAATAAAATAATTCTTTATAATCATTATGGAAGTAGTTGGTGGGAAGTTCCATATCACCAATTCTCCGGACGGTTTTGGCCCCACCGAATGTTTTTTGTCATAGGTATAATGAACAGGGATCAATGAATCAATTTTTTTGTGCAATGTTTTGGAACGTCCCTTTTCATATCCTATATCTCCGTTCAGTCGAGGATCATGAACGTCTCTTGAAAAGGCCTTGATAGGTTCAAGAACTGAAGGAGGAAGTTTACCATTACTGTTAGCGGGTCTTCCATCTTGCTTTTTTATCACCAATTTGAAGCTCTTCACCGATTGACTCGATGGCCGACCAGCTTCAGCAATCTTAATTGACGAGTGATTCTGCTCTGGGATGTCAGTATAGTTGTAATCTTTGGGCAATGGTGTTCCTTGTTCGTATGACTCTTTTCTTGACAACTTGTTGTCATAATCATATCTATCAACCTCATGACTAAGAGTCGAATTCTCCTCCGTGCCGGTTCGACTCATATCCAAAGAATAAGTAGATGATCTTTGACTGATTGGTGTGTAATAATCGTGTTTATGAAGGTCGCGGTAACCCTGCACAGCAGAAGACTGATTATTAGGTAGCAAAGAAATATCATCGGTAGGACTTATAGAGTTAGAATTATTAGGTCCTCGAGGTCTGCTGGGTCTGCCAGAATGAGCATCATCGTTATATCTACTACTCCCATCACCTCTGTATCGATCAGAATAGTAATATCTCGACTCTCTGTACACCATGTCTATTTGTGAACGCGTCAATCAATATCAAGCAACCAAATGTTTGAGCTGTAACACTGTACCctgaagaacttgataTCTTCCCTGGAGTTGCATAAAATAAAGAAATAAGATCTTATTCAACTTGCGgaattttcactttctatatgtttttttttcccccGATTTATATCAGCTTCGCAGTGCCCAGCTTTCGTGGCTGTTTTCGTCGGTGCTTTCAATTACATTTCTACTCACATTTTTCTGGTATTCGTTCATAAGATGTCATCGAGGTTTGTTTTTGGAGGGGAAAGAACTGAATCGGCCGTGCCTGATTCCGATGCTAGGTCTACTTCCGGTTCTGAATCGGATGGGGATCAGGGGACTGAATTGAATCAGCCAGAAAGGCAACGTCTTAGTTTACAGGAACAGTTACAGATAAGCCGAAGCGAACgatatgaagagaaaaagaaaaaattggaAGAGCAGAATTCAGCTTataaattgaaagatgcTGATCTTGCTTACTATAACCAACTTGAGTCGACAAGACTAGCCAAAATACAGCAGGAAAAGAGAGAGGAAAGGAATGAACTGGAGCTGTTTaggataaagaagaaacagcTCAAAGATAAAGCGAGGACTGCCCCCAAACTTAGTCATGGTCATTTGGAGATCCCGGATTTTTCAAGGGTAGTGAAAGTAAAaaaatccaaagaaggatcTGCAGTAGTCGCCGAAGGAGGCGTGGCTCTTGACTATTCGTCCTCATCGGATGAAGAGTGATCAGTTTAGAAGAGGATTTGTCACTTTCTTATCAGTTTGGTGTATGGATGCTCAAGCTTCAGACGAATCGCGACAATTTTTCTCcctcttcattttttctctctttcttttttcttctatccAGTTTCGAGAGATACTTCGAAGCACTCTCACTCTAGTGTTAAATCAATCATTCATAGAAAGGACTCACACACATAGGATAATGTTCACAAATCTTTGGAAGCCAATGTTTTGTTTGCAGTTTGCATCATCTAGAATAATTAGGGCAAATCAGACAATTATTTTCAACCAAGTGAGGCATGAATCGAAGACTCACAGATCTGCCTATAAAAGATGGAGGAAGACTGCTGATGCTTACAAACATGGGAAACAAGGTAGAAAGCATGGCAATGCCAGTTTTACGAGCCGTGTTTTGAAAAAACGAACTGGAATTGCATATTCTACAAAGGACCAGACTCATagattgaaaaaaatgatgCCATTCTTATAGAGCACTCATTAATTTATTGATGTTTGCTAGTCATACATGTACATATTATTCTAGTGAATATATACTTCAAAACTTAtcaaagataaaaaagGCTTTAGGACTGTTCAGTGGATTTCTCGTCGCTATGTTTTTTCGACTCTTCTTTACCCTCACTAATAATCTCGTGGAACATCCATTTATCTGCAGACTGATCTTTGACAAGCTCAACAGTAGGAAAGTAGTGATAATTGACCTTCAGAGTCTGTGCCATTGGAATATTATCAAAAGAGACAATCCTAAGCTTGCAGTAGGTGTTGTCTTTAATATTCCTCACCACCttcaaaaattcatctAAAGTTGGAGTTGGAATCTCGTTCACATGAGTAATAAAGTTGGTGATTCCAACTGTATAAAACCTTGAAGGAGAACCTTGGGACATTGAGGTACAGTATACCTTCGAAGGTAATTTACTAATGGCTTGTCTTACACCGTGGTGAGGTTCTTGTAAGGCACATCCAGACCAAAACACAACCTGTCTAGTAAGGAAATTTGCAGTTCTAGTCAAACTGACCTCAAAATCcaccaccttcttttccctGACAACTTTAAAGCTTGCGTCTTCAACCTCTGGAGCTAACTCTCGGATAACAGAATCCACATCTCTGAATCTAGTGATGAGTTTGTCATTAACGGACAAAATAATGTCGCCAGGTTTTAAGTTGCACGAACGCTTGTTGTCTAGATTCGTGCTCACACTCGGCACATACAGAAATTGCAGCTTGTCCGTGGAATTGTTCTCAATCCTTTTGATCCATTCTTCTGGTACTCCATTTATTCTGGCGGTAGCAATGAGAATAGATCCAAATTCCACATCGATAATCTTTAAATCGGGTAGTTTCCCACTCTTCATAAACTCCAATTCCCACATCACATCGGTAACATTAACTCCCATCGTATACattctatcttcttctccgtcGCATGAAAGCCAGAATGCACGTATTGTACCATCTGTATCAGCCAAAACACCAGAACCACACTTCTGACACGTAGTAGAATCAACTAAGACGGCTTCCACATTTGTGGCTTTGTAACGGGGAGCGTTGGAATTTGTAGGAATATTGATGACGCCAACGTCACTCACTTTTGTCatttcaacaacaactCTCAAACTCTTGTTATAGCCAATGAATATGACCTTTTCTCCTCTGTTCAAAGGTTTCGTTCCAAATTTTGGTGTCTCCACAGGAGCTTTAACTAATGATGGGTCATATTTGACGACTGCATATCCTTTGGTTGGATGTAGAAAAACGACCTTTGCCGGAATAATAATAGATTCAGCGATGGTAATATTAATGTCACATAGGTCATGGGCCACACAGTGTCTGGAAGTTAGAATGTATCCATTCTCGGCATCGATGATGACACCATAAACACGTCTAACATGGCCTGGAAATGAATCCAGAGGAAGAGGATAGGTGGCATCCACTAATGCAAAGGATCTAATGATTGTTTTGCAGGCTGGGAACTCTGTTGGCAAATTCATAAACTTTGCATGCTTTGCAGTGACAACAGGTGGGGGTAAGGGCTCTTTCTGGATATTACTGAAGTCCCAGAGGCCTGTTTTGTCGTTTCTTTTGGCAATCCTAAAAGATTTGTGCCAGTGCCTATCTATATAAATGTATTTGAACAAGGGCACATGAATATCAGTCAAATGATGATATTTCACAGGAACAAATGCCCGATCCGGAATGTTTTTCatgatatcaataaaaGTGTCCAGATCAGGAGTATCGATATTATCAATAGAATCTATGATCCAACAGTTCGTCAAATCTGGAGCACCTAAGACAAATGAGCCACCGGCATTGCTAACGTATAAGCCCTGAACAGCAATACCATATATACGAGCCAACTGGTAACTCAAATCGTTGAAAGTAGCACCACAGACGGACAAGTATCTGTCAGGAGTAATGCTATGGAGATCCTGAACTTTACAAATAACCTCTATATCTTTACCACCTCTTTGAATCAGAATCTTAACATCTTGTCCCACACTTGAATCCAGGATCTCGTCAACTGTGacaaatgaagagattagCTTATCGTTGATGGAGATCAaacaatctccttctttaaTTAACTTGTCAGCCGGACCTTTAGGTAATGTAACCGCAGAAACAAGTAAGCCATTTGTATGAACAAAATTCTGTCTCATTACTTTTTCTGTATCCGGTGTCAATCCCAACCTTCTGCATTTATCAAACGGTTCTAGATACCACTGAACTTGAATTGTACCTCTAGTGATGGGTTTGTTATCTTGAAGACACTTCAGAGCTCTCAAGACTCTATATactggaagaaaaaaatctGTAGAGGATTCAGTCGATCCACCGGCCTGTAGAGCAACGGCATTGCCGTATATATTGACAACTGGGGAACCAGAAGAACCACCAGATGCAGAGGCAGCAGCCTGAATATATTCAGTGTTGAAATCATTATAAGACTGAGGGCCGTAATCAGGAGCATTTCGATCTATTCTCGAAATAAAaccagaaagaatggaCAGCTTTTCACCGGAATCATTACCAATAACTCTAATTTCACAGCCAAC
The sequence above is a segment of the Brettanomyces nanus chromosome 4, complete sequence genome. Coding sequences within it:
- a CDS encoding uncharacterized protein (BUSCO:EOG093406PW) is translated as MVYRESRYYYSDRYRGDGSSRYNDDAHSGRPSRPRGPNNSNSISPTDDISLLPNNQSSAVQGYRDLHKHDYYTPISQRSSTYSLDMSRTGTEENSTLSHEVDRYDYDNKLSRKESYEQGTPLPKDYNYTDIPEQNHSSIKIAEAGRPSSQSVKSFKLVIKKQDGRPANSNGKLPPSVLEPIKAFSRDVHDPRLNGDIGYEKGRSKTLHKKIDSLIPVHYTYDKKHSVGPKPSGELVIWNFPPTTSIMIIKNYFIPFGDVREVHGVDDPRTAVPLGVCLLLFDGDPTIAHEAASKAVSSTNNILSVGGQAIKCGVNIGNKLYHEIFDRVMEDKKEKEMKEGREMERKRDLELKRQREKAVERKAQNVLHKDPERESKAEMTSTVNTMNAGLINLSIHDRHIKPFSSADLPPGFLKFIAGRPFIWIPDQYVNTRNVGSSTIRKIVAAYNCDRILTHRTGFYVVFDRLDDAQKCFDTEDGKKVMRYRMLMTFYVPDDMMLHTRIGDEISAVGQSKAYLLGELRNYLLKDLREKVIGPKVLNIIGTDRYRSHIDAYKKLIAKRKENEIMKQQAKLEHEKVEDDMISKLPIGLAPVRVNHQSADIASLTSFRRKRNGNNSKIIHRLPRKRYITKRNAMPMSHVLNESDGEDNDEDDEDDEDGEEDEESEDIEATIPAVEDKSAKRKLEDVVQIGKRRKVKDSSISSSEEEMKAVLSSQPTSPENEVSAALKSEYFGVDERYRPVLGSPIPVCKDKLDVTSPNLDWIQNIIRDDEDLKLFRTFSQHIASASTIVKDVRYLCWKKKHEKETEDKLLGDSEKRQNEGLSDFINEVVNNNELRSSTGCFRTTGYRKIPDRLKTDYLPYRRRIKKPLSTIENEDDNDSTAQSSSVHSSRVNRAISRRFAAGISAQKQMLGSESDLLELNQLLKRQKPVQFARSAIHNWGLYALEPIAVKEMIIEYVGERIRQKVAEVREKRYLKSGIGSSYLFRVDDNTVIDASKKGGIARFINHCCDPSCTAKIIKVDGKKRIVIYALKDIAANEELTYNYKFEKETNPEERIPCLCGAPNCKGYLN
- a CDS encoding uncharacterized protein (MEROPS:MER0003297~BUSCO:EOG093409NE~EggNog:ENOG41), with the protein product MPLSPQKRSVDFPSTNGSHKKQKQDSSTSSANNQSNGISSNADTSLLRKIPAASSYNDSQWQETVNKVVKAVVSIHFMQVEDFDTESAMCSEATGFVVDASLGLILTNRHVVGSGPFIGYAVFDNHEECEVKPIYRDPVHDFGFLKFNPADIKYMKIMELKLRPDLAKVGCEIRVIGNDSGEKLSILSGFISRIDRNAPDYGPQSYNDFNTEYIQAAASASGGSSGSPVVNIYGNAVALQAGGSTESSTDFFLPVYRVLRALKCLQDNKPITRGTIQVQWYLEPFDKCRRLGLTPDTEKVMRQNFVHTNGLLVSAVTLPKGPADKLIKEGDCLISINDKLISSFVTVDEILDSSVGQDVKILIQRGGKDIEVICKVQDLHSITPDRYLSVCGATFNDLSYQLARIYGIAVQGLYVSNAGGSFVLGAPDLTNCWIIDSIDNIDTPDLDTFIDIMKNIPDRAFVPVKYHHLTDIHVPLFKYIYIDRHWHKSFRIAKRNDKTGLWDFSNIQKEPLPPPVVTAKHAKFMNLPTEFPACKTIIRSFALVDATYPLPLDSFPGHVRRVYGVIIDAENGYILTSRHCVAHDLCDINITIAESIIIPAKVVFLHPTKGYAVVKYDPSLVKAPVETPKFGTKPLNRGEKVIFIGYNKSLRVVVEMTKVSDVGVINIPTNSNAPRYKATNVEAVLVDSTTCQKCGSGVLADTDGTIRAFWLSCDGEEDRMYTMGVNVTDVMWELEFMKSGKLPDLKIIDVEFGSILIATARINGVPEEWIKRIENNSTDKLQFLYVPSVSTNLDNKRSCNLKPGDIILSVNDKLITRFRDVDSVIRELAPEVEDASFKVVREKKVVDFEVSLTRTANFLTRQVVFWSGCALQEPHHGVRQAISKLPSKVYCTSMSQGSPSRFYTVGITNFITHVNEIPTPTLDEFLKVVRNIKDNTYCKLRIVSFDNIPMAQTLKVNYHYFPTVELVKDQSADKWMFHEIISEGKEESKKHSDEKSTEQS
- a CDS encoding uncharacterized protein (EggNog:ENOG41), with translation MFDRSRSPRRNDMRDRSRSPPRRDYFSGYRGRSFRGRRGSRRGGSGYRYRDDRGDRGDRGDRGDRGDRGDRGDRGDRGDRGDRGDRGDRGFRETPRVYENSIFIGNLPYEATWRDLKDCFRDAGEIARADVLTSHGSSKGLGTVEFADRESAEKAIDMFNGFNFMGREIFVREDQPPPPRDDDRGARFRGRDRDSERSERSDRGRDFSHTSRLPVPQVDGIEVFVGNLPFRTSNIEFQSVFQDCDDIKSAQVKVDFRGRSRGYGILIFGTEEAAEKAIQEFDGRDLGGRPMEVRPGRASAPGGADMGGDAPSKNTEFTAGVTGNGDPSETLFVANLPWETTEADLFDLFGSIATVSKAELQYDHTNRPSGNAVVQFADDDGAANALGQLDGYEYGNRDLHLSYANRQQGEDAEMNEAPEIPANNGIPSGPSSQQVQAPVQGSNPVATIGETPTATTSAFAPVPAPVPVAVAPPISANPPAVASLPVSASAPAPIDAFVAVPATSSAFTTIPTPAQASSTDLANAPAEEEHIEE